One genomic region from Phragmites australis chromosome 1, lpPhrAust1.1, whole genome shotgun sequence encodes:
- the LOC133889543 gene encoding transcription repressor OFP8-like produces MRLREAMEGDGAGRKKLKHRLAAILSAFSRRVGGGRKRSKNEEEATPPLAFPSYSRLGGGKKPGGMLDRRLSVSAPRSAPLLHITIDCAGRRSVDAADPSILPLDVDAASRKTERRLTENGLPYEASESEGRKCPPSSPFVAHLPPLPPVARWKERANNSSRRLSTHSSRRLVSSSSSDDEHDEDSRNLFSSRSFSSDSSEFYNCPRKNTRARASVSGPCRAPPTSARRGASQSCRYSFELPRGSTASAATDGGFAVVKRSADPYEDFRKSMQEMIAEWPAGGDGDGSEGDHSAERLLETYLVLNSPRHYPAILAAFADVRETLFP; encoded by the coding sequence ATGCGCCTTCGTGAGGCCATGGAGGGCGACGGAGCCGGGCGCAAGAAACTGAAGCACCGGCTCGCGGCGATCCTCTCGGCGTTCTCCAGGCGCGTAGGGGGCGGCAGGAAGCGCAGCAAgaacgaggaggaggcgacgccGCCGCTGGCATTCCCGTCCTACTCCCGCCTCGGCGGCGGCAAGAAGCCCGGGGGGATGCTCGACCGCAGGCTCTCCGTCTCCGCGCCGCGCTCCGCGCCGCTGCTCCACATCACCATCGACTGCGCGGGCCGCCGCTCTGTCGACGCGGCCGACCCGTCAATCCTACCGCTTGACGTGGACGCCGCCAGCAGGAAGACGGAGAGGCGGCTCACGGAGAACGGGCTGCCGTACGAGGCCAGTGAGTCTGAGGGCCGCAAGTGCCCGCCGTCCTCGCCGTTCGTGGCGCATCTGCCGCCGCTTCCGCCCGTGGCGAGGTGGAAGGAGCGGGCCAACAACTCATCGCGCAGGCTCTCGACGCACTCGTCGCGCAGGCTCGTGAGCAGCTCGTCCTCCGACGATGAGCACGACGAGGACTCGAGGAACCTCTTCTCCTCGAGGAGCTTCTCCTCCGACTCGTCAGAATTCTACAACTGCCCGCGCAAGAACACCAGGGCGCGCGCCTCCGTGTCCGGGCCTTGCCGCGCGCCGCCGACTTCCGCGCGTCGTGGCGCGTCGCAGAGCTGCCGGTACAGCTTCGAGCTGCCGCGGGGCTCGACGGCATCCGCCGCGACGGACGGCGGGTTCGCGGTGGTGAAGCGGTCGGCCGACCCGTACGAGGACTTCCGCAAGTCGATGCAGGAGATGATCGCCGAGTGGCcggcgggcggcgacggcgacggcagcGAGGGGGACCACAGCGCGGAGCGGCTGCTGGAGACGTACCTCGTGCTCAACTCGCCGCGGCACTACCCGGCGATCCTCGCGGCGTTCGCGGACGTGCGGGAGACGCTCTTCCCCTGA